Part of the Oerskovia paurometabola genome is shown below.
GCGAGTGGACCGCGGACCAGATCCGCGCGGGTCACGCCCTCTCGAAGGAGCTCGGCTTCCAGCTCATCTCCTCCCAGCCCCAGTACTCGATGCTGTGGCGCGTCATCGAGGACGAGGTCGTCCCGACCTCGCGCGAGCTGGGCCTGTCCCAGATCGTCTGGTCCCCCGTCGCCCAGGGCGTCCTGTCCGGCAAGTACCTGCCCGGCCAGCCCGCCCCCGCCGGCTCGCGCGCCACCGACGCCAACGGCTCGCGCTTCATCCAGCAGTTCATGACCGAGGACGTGCTCACGCGCGTCCAGCAGCTGGGAGCCGTCGCCGACGAGCTGGGCCTGACGCAGGCGCAGCTCGCGGTCGCGTGGGTCCTGCAGAACGACAACGTCGCGGCCGCCCTCATCGGCGCCTCGCGCCCCGAGCAGGTCGCCGAGAACGTCAAGGCGTCCGGCGTGGTCATCCCCGCCGAGCTTATGGCGAAGATCGACGAGATCCTCGGCGACGTCGTCGAGCGCGACGCCGGCAAGACCGCGGCGGGAGCCCCCGGGCCCCGCTGAGCTTGTGTCGTCGGCGCCTCACCGACAGGCTGAGGTTCTGCTGACCGACGTCGACGACCCCGGGTGCTCACCGAGCGCCCGGGGTCGTCGACGTCCTGCGTTGGCCGGTTCGCGGTACACCCTGGCCCCACAGGACCCCCTGCCCCGGCCTACCGTGGCCGGATGGCTTCCCCCTGCTTCCCGGCCCGCGTCGTCACGGCGACGCGCATCACGCCGCACATGGTCCGTGTCCACCTCGAGGTCGTCGGTGACTGGAGGTGGACGACCGACGGTCAGGGCGACGAGCGCATCGACCTCGCCTTCCCGTCCCCCGGTCAGACGGTCGCGGAGATCGACTTCTTCAACCAGGACGACTACGGGGTCGTGCCCGTCGAGGGCACCGAGCCGCCGTGGCGCCACTACACGGCCCGCCGGGTCCACGACGAGGGCCGCACGATCGTGATCGACCTCGCCGTGCACCCGGGCGGCCTCGCGTCGGACTGGGCCGAGCGCGCCGAGCCGGGCCACGTCCTCGGCGTGTTCGCGGGCGGCGATTCGCGCAGCTACTACGACGCCCCCGCCGATGCCGAGTGGCGCCTGCTCGTCGCCGACCCGACCGGTCTGCCCGGGCTCGGGCGCATCGTCGAGGAGCTCCCGGCCGGGGCCGTCGCGCACGCGGTCGTCGAGGTCCCCACGCTCGAGGACCGCCAGGAGCTCGAGACCTGTGGCGACGTGACGTACACGTGGCTCGTGACCCCCCAGGGCGCGCGCCCGGGTGCGGCGCTCGTCGAGGCCGTGCGCGCCCTGCCCGTCCTGGAGACCCCCGGCTACGCGTGGGTCGCCTGCGAGAGCGCCGCGAGCCGCGACATCCGCCGCACGCTCCGATCCGCGTGGGGCATGCCGCGCGACCGGCACCAGGTCGTCGGGTACTGGACCGCAGGGAAGGTCAACGTCCGCGCGGACCGTGACGCCGAGGACGCGCACGACCACGACCACGACCACGACCACGAGGATCGTCTCGAGGCGGCCCACCAGCACTAGCCCCGTGGGGGCTCCCGTCCGTCGCCCGCACGGGAGCCGGACCGACTGACCCGCCCGACGGCGGAGCCCACCCGTGCACCCCGGGTGCGCTGCGCCGTCGGGCCTGGGGCGAGTTCGTCGAACGTGCACTCCGGGCTGTTCGCAGGGCCCACGGACGACCCGAGGTGCACGCTCGACGAGGGACGAGCCCCGGCCCTACGCCGCCTTCGGCTGGGGCTCACCGTCGGGCAGCGACGGCGAGAACGGGACGACCGCCGGGCGCAGGTGCGGCGCGAGCCACCGCGCCGCGACCTGCACGACGGGGCCCACGCCCAGCGCGTACAGGACCGTCGCCCAACCCAGCGTGCCGCCGAGCGCGAAGCCGATCGCGACCACGAGGACCTCGATCGCGGTCTTGACGCGGCGCACGGGCCAGCCCGTGCGGGCGACGAGACCGGTCATGAGCCCGTCGCGGGGGCCCGGGCCCAGGCGCGCCCCGAGGTACGCGGCGGTCGCGACGCCGTTGAGGGCCACGCCCGCGACCGCGAGCGCCACGCGTCCGGCCGTGGAGGGGTCGGGGTCGATGCGCTGAAGCAGCAGGAGGAACGGGTCGAGGGTCGCCCCGATCACGACGATGTTGGCGATCGTGCCGATGCCCGGGCGCTGGCGCAGCGGGATCCACAGCAGCATGACCACGACGCTCGACGCGACGACCACGACGCCGAGCGGGAGCCCGGAGCGCAGGGCCACACCCTGGTGGAAGACGTCCCACGGCATGGCACCCATGCCCGAGTGGATGAGCATGGCCATGGTCAGGGAGAAGCCGAACAGTCCGAGAGTGAGCTGGACGGTCCGGCGCAGGGGGCTGAAGTTCGTCGACACTCCCCTACTGTGCACCCGCAGTGGACTGGTGATCCATAGCCAATTCGGGAAGAGTGGCCTCATGGCCACCTCGCTCGCCACCTCGCTCGCCACGTCCCCCGGCGTCATCGCCCCGCCACATCCGCCCGTGCACCGCCGCCTGTCCGCTCCCGCGCTCGCGGCGCTCGTGACCGGCTGGCAGTCCGGCGGGCCCGCGTACGCCGCGCTCGCCGACGCCGTCCGCGGCGCGGTCCTGTCCGGCACGGTCGCCCCGAACACGCGGCTGCCGAGCGAGCGCGACCTCGCGGTAGCGCTCGGCGTCTCCCGGACGACCACGGCCGCCGCGTACGCGGCCCTGCGCGAGCGCGGGTTCGTCACGAGCCGCACGGGCGTCGGGACGGTCGCGGTCCTGCCCCGGCCCGCACGCCGCGCCCAGCCGCAGTGGTGCGGCGGCGACGCGCCCGTACCGGTGGGCGTCGAGCCGCCCGAGGACCTCGTCGACCTGGGGCAGGCGGCCCCCGCCGCCCCGCCCCAGCTCCACGCGGCCTACGGTCGCGCGCTCGAAGCGCTCCCCGGCTACCTGTCAGGGCGCGGGTACGAGCCGCTCGGCCTCCAGCCCCTGCGCGAGGCCGTCGCACAGCGGCTCACCGAGCGCGGGACGCCCACGACCCCGGACCAGGTCCTCGTGACCACGGGCGCGCAGCACGCGATCGCGACGGTCGCGCAGTCGCTGCTGGGGCCGCGGGACCGGGTCGTGGTCCAGTCCCCCACGTACGCGCACGGCATCGAGGCGATGGTCGGGCGCGGGGCGCGCGTCGTCGGGTTCCCCGTGGGCGCGGGCCTGCCGGGCGACGGTCCCGGGTTCGACGTCGCGCTGTTCGAGTCGACGATCCGCGCGGCGACCCCGCGCCTGGCGTACCTCGTCCCCGACTTCCACAACCCGACGGGCTACAGCCTCACGTCCGACGAGCGTGCCGAGGTCCGACGGATCGCGCTGCGGCACCGGGTCACGGTGATCGGCGACGAGACGCTCACCGACATCGCGCTCGACGGCCCCGCGCCCGAGCCGCTCGCGGGCGACGGGTCCGCGACGAGCCACCTGCTCACCGTGGGGTCGGCGTCCAAGACGTTCTGGGGCGGCCTGCGCGTGGGCTGGGTCCGCGCGCACCCCGACGTCGTCGCGCACCTCGCGCGCGTCCGTGGCGCGAGCGACATCGCGACGTCGGTCCTCGAGCAGCTCGCGGTCGTCGAGCTGCTCGCCCGACGCGACGAGGTCCTCGCCGAGAGGCTCCCCCTGCTGCGCTCGCAGCGCGACCTCCTGCGCTCGGCGGTCACCGCCGCGATCCCGTCGTGGCACGTGACCGCGCCCGCCGGCGGGCTCTCGCTGTGGGTCGACCTGGGGCGCCCGCTCGCGCACGCCCTCGCCGCGGCCGCGGCGGTGCGGGGCCTCGTCGTCAACCCGGGCCCGTCCCTCACTCCCGACGGCGCCGCGACCTCCCGCGTCCGGCTCACCTTCGCGCCCGACGCCGAGGCGATCCGCCGGGCCGTCCCGCGGCTGGTGGCGGCCTGGGAGCACGTGACGGGCTAGCGGCCCCTCGGTCGCTCGGTCGCTCCACGGTCGCTCCTCGGTGCCGAGCATGCGGTTGACGTCGCGAATCGCCTCCTGCGCGACGACAACCGCATGCTCGACCAGCGGCAACCGCATGCTCGGTGGCGCGCCCGCCCGGGACGCGGAGGGCTGGCCGGAAGCCTGCTGTCAGCGCGGCTCGCCTGCCCGGTGCCCCACGAAACGACCGTCCACGAGCAGAGGCACCACGTCCGAGCCGTCGAGCTCCGCCGCGATCTCGACGTCCGCCCCGAACCCCTGGTCGGCGAGCTCGCGCCCGCTCACGCAGCGCCGGAGCCGGTAACGCAGCGCAGCGGGTCCGTCACGGCCGTCAGGCCCGACGCACGCCGACCGGAACGCCGTCGCCGCAACCTCCGCCTCAGGCGACAGGACGTCGTCGTGGCCCACGATCGCGGCGATGACCGCGCCTGCTCCCCAGAGGTCCTCGACCGCCGGGCGCAGCGATCCATCCGGCCACCGTTCGCCACCTGCCACGACCGCGACGGCGCGTCCCGGATCCTCGTCGAGGTACCTCCTGACGTACGCGCCGACGGCCGCGGCGTTGCGGAGGCAGGCCGCGACCACGGCCCCACCGGCCTCGGCGAGCGAGAGCGAGATCGTCGACCCGTTGGGCGAGGGAAGCACCACCCGAGCGAGACCGGGGGCATCACGCAGGGACGCCGGGGACAGGCTCACGTCGCGCTCGGACCGGGCGCGCGCGAGCGTCGCCTGGTGCCGCGCGGCGTGGTCTGCCGCACGTTCGTCACGCCACGGGAAGGGAAAGACCTCGACACCTCGGTCGACGGCGACGCTGACGGAGGTCGTGAACGACAGCACGTCGACCACGACGGCCAGGAACCCCGCGTCCCCAGGCGGAACAGCCCCGCGCAGGGCGCGTGCCCCCGTGAGCCCCCAGTCGAAGCGGATGCGCGAGCTCCCCTGACCGAACACGACGTCGTCCACGGTCCGCGAGTCTAGGCGGCCGCAGGCGGCTTCCCCGCAGCACGGCCCAGCCCTACGCCGTGCGCAGCTCCACGGTGGCCGTGGCCTGCGCGCCGTCGTTGAGCAGCCGTGCCGCGACCGCTCCCTGCGCGGCGAGCTCGCGCCACGTCTCGCCGAGCCACTGCTCGGCGTCGAACTGGTTGGTGAACGCCGGGCTCACGGGCGTCGTGAGCGGGCGCCCGTCCACGTCGTCGAGCTCCCACACCCACTGGGGTCGGATCATCGTGCGCCTCCGCCTCGGATCATCGTGCGCCTCCGCCTCGGGTCCCCCGGGCCGTGTCGCGCACCAGGGACCGGTTGATGCTCGCGGCCCAGAACGGACCGTTGTAGATCATGCCGGTGTAACCCTGCACGAGGTCGGCGCCGGCCGCCAGGTAGGCGCGCGCGTCGTCGGCGGTCGAGATGCCACCCACGCCGATGATCGCGACGTCGGGGCCGAGGCGGCCGCGGAGGCGGGCGACGACGTCGAGCCCCCGTGCGAGCAGCGGCGGACCCGAGAGCCCGCCCGGGCCCAGGTCGTGC
Proteins encoded:
- a CDS encoding siderophore-interacting protein; the encoded protein is MASPCFPARVVTATRITPHMVRVHLEVVGDWRWTTDGQGDERIDLAFPSPGQTVAEIDFFNQDDYGVVPVEGTEPPWRHYTARRVHDEGRTIVIDLAVHPGGLASDWAERAEPGHVLGVFAGGDSRSYYDAPADAEWRLLVADPTGLPGLGRIVEELPAGAVAHAVVEVPTLEDRQELETCGDVTYTWLVTPQGARPGAALVEAVRALPVLETPGYAWVACESAASRDIRRTLRSAWGMPRDRHQVVGYWTAGKVNVRADRDAEDAHDHDHDHDHEDRLEAAHQH
- a CDS encoding aldo/keto reductase family protein — protein: MPNYRFLGNSGLKISEITYGNWLTHGSQVENDVATQCVHAALDAGITTFDTADVYANTKAEQVLGDALKGQRRESLEIFTKVYWPTGPGGANDSGLSRKHVMESINGSLKRLGTDYVDLYQAHRFDQSTPLEETMQAFADIVRQGKALYIGVSEWTADQIRAGHALSKELGFQLISSQPQYSMLWRVIEDEVVPTSRELGLSQIVWSPVAQGVLSGKYLPGQPAPAGSRATDANGSRFIQQFMTEDVLTRVQQLGAVADELGLTQAQLAVAWVLQNDNVAAALIGASRPEQVAENVKASGVVIPAELMAKIDEILGDVVERDAGKTAAGAPGPR
- the yczE gene encoding membrane protein YczE, translated to MSTNFSPLRRTVQLTLGLFGFSLTMAMLIHSGMGAMPWDVFHQGVALRSGLPLGVVVVASSVVVMLLWIPLRQRPGIGTIANIVVIGATLDPFLLLLQRIDPDPSTAGRVALAVAGVALNGVATAAYLGARLGPGPRDGLMTGLVARTGWPVRRVKTAIEVLVVAIGFALGGTLGWATVLYALGVGPVVQVAARWLAPHLRPAVVPFSPSLPDGEPQPKAA
- the yczR gene encoding MocR-like transcription factor YczR — encoded protein: MATSLATSLATSPGVIAPPHPPVHRRLSAPALAALVTGWQSGGPAYAALADAVRGAVLSGTVAPNTRLPSERDLAVALGVSRTTTAAAYAALRERGFVTSRTGVGTVAVLPRPARRAQPQWCGGDAPVPVGVEPPEDLVDLGQAAPAAPPQLHAAYGRALEALPGYLSGRGYEPLGLQPLREAVAQRLTERGTPTTPDQVLVTTGAQHAIATVAQSLLGPRDRVVVQSPTYAHGIEAMVGRGARVVGFPVGAGLPGDGPGFDVALFESTIRAATPRLAYLVPDFHNPTGYSLTSDERAEVRRIALRHRVTVIGDETLTDIALDGPAPEPLAGDGSATSHLLTVGSASKTFWGGLRVGWVRAHPDVVAHLARVRGASDIATSVLEQLAVVELLARRDEVLAERLPLLRSQRDLLRSAVTAAIPSWHVTAPAGGLSLWVDLGRPLAHALAAAAAVRGLVVNPGPSLTPDGAATSRVRLTFAPDAEAIRRAVPRLVAAWEHVTG
- a CDS encoding 2-phosphosulfolactate phosphatase, with translation MDDVVFGQGSSRIRFDWGLTGARALRGAVPPGDAGFLAVVVDVLSFTTSVSVAVDRGVEVFPFPWRDERAADHAARHQATLARARSERDVSLSPASLRDAPGLARVVLPSPNGSTISLSLAEAGGAVVAACLRNAAAVGAYVRRYLDEDPGRAVAVVAGGERWPDGSLRPAVEDLWGAGAVIAAIVGHDDVLSPEAEVAATAFRSACVGPDGRDGPAALRYRLRRCVSGRELADQGFGADVEIAAELDGSDVVPLLVDGRFVGHRAGEPR